GGGTCTTCATAGTCTCCTCGGACGGGTGTCAAACACGGTGTATCGGCGGAGTCATGCCGTAATAAATATACTCCAAGTTTTTTGGGGCGGGTGGCTTTTCGCCGGCCGCGCGATTGACGCCGCTTGCATGCTTCAGTGATACTCCGGGATTGTCCACTAATGCGTGCCGCCGCCATGTCCAAGACTGTCCTGATCGTGGAAGATGAACAGGCGATTGCCGACAGCATCGCCTATGCCCTGCGCACGGACGGCTTTACGCCGCGCCATGTGATGTTGGGCGAGCACGCCCTGGCCGCGCTGCGCCCCATGTCCGGCGAAGACGCTCAGACGCCTGTTCTCGTGGTGCTCGACGTGGGCTTGCCTGACATGAGCGGGCTGGAAGTATGCCGCCGGCTGCGCCAGTTTTCCGAGGTGCCGGTGATCTTCCTGACGGCCCGCAGCGACGAGATCGACCGTATCGTCGGCCTGGAAATCGGCGCCGACGATTACGTCACCAAACCGTTTTCGCCGCGCGAACTGGTGGCGCGCATCCGCGTCATCCTGCGCCGCGCAGGCGTCGCCCAGGCGCCGCGCGAGGCGGGCATGACGATAGCTGCGCCTGCCGTCGCGACCGCGCCGGCGCGCTTCGAGTTGCGCGCGCTCGAGGCGCGGGTACTGTTTCACGGCCAGCCGCTGGACCTGACCCGCTATGAATACCTGTTGCTGAAAACCCTGCTCGCGCATCCGGGCCACGTGCTGTCGCGCGCGCAGCTGATGGAGCGCGTGTGGAGCGGGGCGCCCGACACGCTCGAGCGCACGGTCGATGCGCATGTCAAATCGCTGCGCGCCAAGCTGCGCGCCGTCGACGCGCAGGCCGATCCCATCCACACCCACCGTGGCCTCGGCTACAGCCTGGCCGGCGCATGAAGATCGGCCTGCGCATCCTGCTCGGCTACTTCCTGATCGTCGGGCTGGCCGCGTGGTTCCTGCTGAATGTCTTCATGGAGCAGGTCAAGCCGGGCGTGCGCTCGACCCTGGAAGACACCCTGGTCGACACCTCGCAGCTGCTGGCCAGCCTGGTGGCGCCCGACGTGAAGGCGGGTACGCTGGCGCAGTCGCCCGTGGCCGCGCGCATGCAGGATTACGCGCGCCATGGCGTGGACGTCAATATCAATGGCGTGCGCAAGCGCACGCTCGATTACCGCATCACCATCACGGACCGGCACGGCATCGTGCTGTTCGACTCCGGCGGGCGCGACGTGGGGCGCGACTATTCGCGCTGGAATGACGTGTATCTGACCTTGCAGGGCAAGTATGGCGCGCGCAGCACGCGCAGCCGGCCCGACGACGAGATGTCGACCGTGATGCACGTGGCCGCGCCGATTCGCGACGGCAATGAGGTGATCGGCGTGCTGACGGTGGCCAAGCCGAACGCCAGCGTGCAAGCGTTTGTCGAGCGCAGCCAGCGCAAGATCCTGCAGCGCGGCGCCGTGCTGTTGCTGCTGTCGCTGCTGATCGGCCTGGCGTTCGCGTGGTGGCTGCACCATGCGCTGGGCAAGCTGATGACCTATATCGGCGATGTGGAAGCGGGGCGCAAGGTGGCGCTGCCGGCGCTGGGTACGAACGAGATCGGCACCCTGGGACGGCGCTGGAGGCGATGCGCACGCGTCTGGAAGGCAAGGAATACGTGGAGCAGCTGATGCATACGCTGACGCATGAATTGAAAAGCCCGATCGCCGCCATCCAGGCCTCGGCCGAGCTGCTGCAGGAAGACATGCCGCCGGCCGAGCGGCGCCAGTTCCTTGCCAGTATCCTCGAGCAGAACGCGCGCCAGCGGCAATTGATCGACAAGCTGCTGGCCCTCGTGCGTGTGGAGAAGCAGCAGCGCCTCGACCACCCCGAGCGCATCGCGCTGGGGCCCCTGCTCGCGCAAGTGGCGCAGGATGCGGCCGCCACGCTGGCGGCGCGCGGCGTGCGCCTGCAGCTTCAGGCGGACGAGGCGAGTGTGGCCGGGGACGCACTGCTGCTGCGCCAGGCGCTGGGCAATCTGCTCGACAACGCGGCCGGCTTTGCGCCGCCGGGCAGCTGCATCGACGTGACGGCGCATCGCCGGGGCGCGCACGTGGAAATCGCCGTGCGCGACCGCGGCGCAGGCATCCCCGCGTATGCGCTGGAGCGCGTCTTCGAGCGTTTTTACTCCCTGCCGCGCCCGA
This window of the Janthinobacterium agaricidamnosum genome carries:
- the creB gene encoding two-component system response regulator CreB, with protein sequence MSKTVLIVEDEQAIADSIAYALRTDGFTPRHVMLGEHALAALRPMSGEDAQTPVLVVLDVGLPDMSGLEVCRRLRQFSEVPVIFLTARSDEIDRIVGLEIGADDYVTKPFSPRELVARIRVILRRAGVAQAPREAGMTIAAPAVATAPARFELRALEARVLFHGQPLDLTRYEYLLLKTLLAHPGHVLSRAQLMERVWSGAPDTLERTVDAHVKSLRAKLRAVDAQADPIHTHRGLGYSLAGA